TTCATACATCAAACGAATTTCCAATACACCTGGCTCAGACATTTCTTAGCCTCCCTTTTCCTCTCTCACGCCTTCTCACATattcattttctctttctttgtGTCACTTTGATCATAGTTTTGATTCGTATTGAGAGCACAAAAAGATAGAGCCAGATTTGGTGAATAATATAAGCGGCCATAAATCACACAATCTTGGGTCTCCGACAAGTTCAGAATATCACTCAGATCAGAGCCAAAAGTGTGTGCTGATGTGTATGACTAAACTCTATTCATTCATATATAAATATGGCAGAAGAGGTGCTCGTTACTCATTCTAGTAATTTCGATGGTGGCTACGAATCAGAAATGTGCCGTCTGTGAGCGCTTCACAACTGAGTTTAATTAtggagtgagttttttttgcgatAATAAGAAAACTTGACTTTTCCAACAGAAAAAAGagtttgaaatataaaaaaagagGATGGTTATGTAgttaggcaggtaggtaggcagtcATGAGATAGGCAGTTTCACAGAAACAGAGACAAGTAGGTAGAAGTAGGTAAGTAGGTGATCACCTAGGCAAGAGAGTATGCAAGAAGGCTAAAGGTAGGCGGAAAGTCTTTAGGTAGGCGAGTAAGAAATGCAGTAGAAAAGTAGGCAGACATGCGTTATGTAGTAGGTAAAGGTCAGGTCAGGTAAGTCAGGTAAATAGGCAGCAACGTAGGCAGACATAAGGCAGTCACGTAACCAATCAGGATGATTGAAAAtagtcaggcaggcaggcacgtaggcaggcagatATTTTGCAGACACTTGATAAAGCACAAACTTATTTTCAGGTACCTTCCTGCAACGCGTGTAAAATTTTCTTCCGCCGACTAATCACGCGAACAACTCCCGTCAAAAAATGCTACCTGGGAGAAAACTGCTTCACGAGTGCGTTTAGATtactttcgaaaattttgtaattaattttctattttcagaaacccCAATAACccaaaaatgtgtattttgcCGATTTCAAAAGTGCATTCAAGTGGGAATGACTCTCCCATCCTATCTTCACTTTGGCGAACAGACCAAAGAAAAGTGCCTAGATTCAACGATTCAGAATCTGATGCTCTTGGATGCTCATCGAGAGGATTTGATGGCAAACTACCACACGAGCTACCTGGATCCAACTATCGATGAAGTGATAAGAATCAATAAAGTCGATTATATAAGGAAATCTCAAAGTCATCAACTGAATTTCTACAACTGGGCATTCCACTGCTCCCTTGTTACCGTAGATTTCATGAAGAAATTCCCGTTTGTAAACCTTCTAAGATTTGAGGACCAGAAGTATCTGCTAAAAGAGTTTTATATAAAGCTCATCGTGTTTATCAGCTCAAAACGGTCAATGTCACGTGGAAAAGAATGTATGACATTTCCCGATGGCTCAGACGTTTTACCACCGGCGTCTTCGGAATGGCATATATCGAAAATCTctccaaatttggaaaataagatTAGATGTCGGCTGATTGGACGGTTGAGCGAGCTTCGGATCACTGATGAGGAGTATCTGTTGATGTGTGTGCTGATATTTTGTAATCCATGTAAGTCTGACAGCCTTTGGAAACCAACACCTACCAGTTAACTTTGAACTCCGCCCTTAccgtctgattggttgaaaagtagAATCGCTGATTGATCTTGTAACTCTCAGAAAGTAGGCAAATAGTAGGTATCCACTATGGAATCTGAAACTTTATTAGTCAGAACTAATCtactcggcatttggctctagcttcttgcccaagtttgacccaaaaatattaacttggatcagaagttggctaaacttgggcaaaagttgggcTTCAGGCTGCACCAAAATTTAACCAAGTTTCACCCAATTGCCAAACTTTGGCCCAACCTTTCCTCGTTTTGTTTAAAACCGattaaactgcaaaaaattaaaattaaactaaatTGATGAACcagcaaaaaaatcattttcagctcTATCGCAACTCTCCGAAAACGGAAGACGACTCCTGACCTCCTACCAGCACCTCTACAGCTCGGCTCTTCTACAATATTGCCTTCTCACTTACGAAAAAGCTGGACCAGCAAGATTCGCGGAGCTACTCGGAATTTGCCACGTCATTGGAGTTCAGTACGACGACGCGATTCACTATAACGTCCTGGTGCAATTGACAAAGGCTCGGCTAGATGTGAAGCAACTTATCAAGGACGGAATGGACGCAGCGTTTTGTAATTGAAATGTGttgtattatttttacaaatagaCTTTATTGAGTTTAAGTTTTAGTAACAGCTATAATTCTACAGTAATTCCTCACTCCCGTTCACATATCATTAATGATCACTACAAAGACAAtattcgtattttttttgtctcatATAAAATATTATATAGAATAAAAGTTGACGTATCACGTGGGAGTTATTCAAATATATGTGCTTgtataaaaacatgttattgaataaaatgttCACATGTTCGCCTAGAGTTCCGGTACAGGGCAACATATACAATTTGCCGTGGGGGGATTGatagaaaaatttctgagaagaTCTATTTCCGAGAAATGTAAGATTAAACACCCCACGGACtgggaaacatttttcaaattgaaattttggcgcgaaatttttgtttgtttaaaaaaaggatttgtcgggagattcaaattttgtcggaaattttttgcaggaaaattaacatttttgaaaaaagttttaaaaggattaaaatatcatgaaaaaaaaataattttggcgtaaatttctttttttttctgaaaataaaattttggcgaggagtaaaaaaattttctgacagTTTTGGAAGGAATTTAAATCTTCtcagaacttttttggttataaattaaaatttctgtgtGTATACAtagttttgccggaaaaattaaaGCAAATTATGTGAGAAAAAGGttggaaagaaaataaaattttctaagaaaatatgtggcgggaattcaaattttttggagaaaaaatgttggtggaaaattcataatttctgagaaaaactgttatgaaaataaaatttttgtgaaaaaatttttttttgtggagatTCCAAATGTTGAGAGAAATattatgaattaaaaaaaaagttgcttgTGCTGAACTTCCccactgaatttttgaaatcttaaatatttattcgtaaaattattgaaaaaaaagtgctaGTAGAGGTGGGGTATTTTTTGTCACATTGGAAGgaattttttctctgattAGTTGGTCACGAccacttttttgaacttgaCCAATAACCATTGacgcaaaattaaaaaaaaaaaaccaaatgaatATGACAAAACTACTccgatattcaaaaataggTACATAGTCCCCGTTGTAAAAGTGTCTCGCAAGACATTTTTACGATGGGGGTGACGATGTGCACTGCCGTCTATTTTACAACCACCAATTATGCACTCATCCCTTGTATGCGTTCATGTAAATATTAACAGACACAATTTGCTAAAcgttgtttgaaattttcgggtaCTTCTTCCATATGTTCTTGGCATCACTGATAAGTTAGACTGTgcttaaaattaaacaaactGAATAGCCCTGTTTATTATTCAAGCTTTCTGAAAGTGTATGACGTTGCACTATTTGTTATTCAATTTTGTCCTATTGTTGATTAAAATACTCCAAATGCCAATTCCCACTTTCTCAATATAAAAGTAACACGATCCAACACAAAAGACACCATCGCAATGAACACTGCCCTAATTCTTCTGGCTCTGATTGCTAAATTGGCTGCTGATCTATATGGAAAGGAAGCATATGATAGGATCGTTAAAGTACATAACGAGTTGGGAAATGATGTGGCATGtggaaaataccaaaatcacAGTGACTACCCCAAGGCTTctcagatgatgatgatggtagGTGGTAACTCTTCAAGTTACATTAATTgctaacatttttatttttagaaatggaACCAGTCTTTGGCCGAAGCTGTCGGAAATGTCAAACATTCTTGTCAGCAATTAAAAGAgcgatatttgaaaaaattcattaaaggAGAGAACCTCTACAGAGTTTACTTTTATAATACGGTAGTAGATGTAAGTATTATTGTATCGTACGCGGCACTAGGCTCTCTGTACTCCGAGTGTGCAATGAAGTGCGAAAGGTGTTATtttgaagcggccgacacgttctgGGTTGCGCCGCACTTTACATTTGAATAAGTGCCGTGTAAGTGACGCCATGAGGGGCTCTATTCTGTACagatgaataattttttctagaatttttgaaaattgtgcgTTATCCAAAGAAGTTCAACAAATACcagtttttgtagtttctaaaaattttcagaaaacattgaaacttttcaaatggtTCTAGAAGTACCTAGTAGTTTTTCGGACCTTCccgaagttttttgaaattttctttttttttcagaatttccagaaattttcagatctctcTCCGAAGATTTCTAGAGGTTTATCAatgattttaaacttttctaaagttaaaaaaaattaattttcgaattttgtatttctcccgtcaaaattaaaaaaaaagaaaacttgaattagAGACCTTTCTGAgagaaacaaacattttttccaaggctacagtaacccgacaGTACTCCTGCAGTATAACATCCACCCTTTAACCCCCAGCCACTATCCctacaaaacaagaaaactgatattttCTTTATCAATGCTATCTACTTTTAGGGCTTGCAAGAACGTGATGAAATTTTACGAAGATCTGAAAAAGCAGTTAGTACAGGAGctaattttgaagttgaacGATTTCATAAGATACTTCATGACAAGGTGACTTCAATCGGATGTAGCTACAAGAACTGTGAAAATGATCAAGGTTATGACATGCGTTATTTCATATGCAAGTATAGTCCAATGTTCGTTCAACAATTGTTAAATAGTCCATTTTTTCCGTTTCCAATTTCAGAGATAATGGAGATATGTACCACGTAGGAGAGCCATGCAGTCAGTGTCCAGTTGGTACCTCGTGCAATCAAAATGCGAATTCGGAGTTTTTCAATCTTTGCCAATAAAATTTCTTACTTACTTTAAgttataaaatataaaatattcattCGTTAAGTTCTTACAAGTTACAACAAGTTAATTACAAATCAATTATATACGGAATTGCTCCGTTTTTGAGCAAACTGATATTTGAAtaactttcactttttctttacaaaatatcgaaaccaaaaattttcggtatGGTCTATGCACCATGAGAATAGAAAGACTCGCAACTCcattttgaacaattgaaCTTATAAACAGCAAGTTGTTACTGATTTGGTCATACTGTTCCCGCGTATTCTTATTTAGAAAAGTTATCACAGGAATATTAGTTAAAATAATTGGTATCAAACTTTGAATTACAACGCCAATGAATACACGGAGCTGCAGACGACGAGTTGTAGCAGAAATATTGGAACGTTTGTAAATGACAAGATAATAAATACAGCAGGCagagaaatataaaatttgaagcatTGAAATGAAGAATAACGCTTTGCTCGATTGAATTAAATATGACTCCCAATGATTTCCAAAAGCTATTACGACAGTTGGCTCCATGAAAAACTCT
This is a stretch of genomic DNA from Caenorhabditis elegans chromosome V. It encodes these proteins:
- the scl-27 gene encoding SCP domain-containing protein (Confirmed by transcript evidence), giving the protein MNTALILLALIAKLAADLYGKEAYDRIVKVHNELGNDVACGKYQNHSDYPKASQMMMMKWNQSLAEAVGNVKHSCQQLKERYLKKFIKGENLYRVYFYNTVVDGLQERDEILRRSEKAVSTGANFEVERFHKILHDKVTSIGCSYKNCENDQGYDMRYFICKYSPIDNGDMYHVGEPCSQCPVGTSCNQNANSEFFNLCQ
- the nhr-253 gene encoding Nuclear Hormone Receptor family (Confirmed by transcript evidence); amino-acid sequence: MVATNQKCAVCERFTTEFNYGVPSCNACKIFFRRLITRTTPVKKCYLGENCFTKTPITQKCVFCRFQKCIQVGMTLPSYLHFGEQTKEKCLDSTIQNLMLLDAHREDLMANYHTSYLDPTIDEVIRINKVDYIRKSQSHQLNFYNWAFHCSLVTVDFMKKFPFVNLLRFEDQKYLLKEFYIKLIVFISSKRSMSRGKECMTFPDGSDVLPPASSEWHISKISPNLENKIRCRLIGRLSELRITDEEYLLMCVLIFCNPSLSQLSENGRRLLTSYQHLYSSALLQYCLLTYEKAGPARFAELLGICHVIGVQYDDAIHYNVLVQLTKARLDVKQLIKDGMDAAFCN